CTTGGCACGCTCCTGGCTGCCCCGGTGTTGGTCAAAGCAAAGCGTGCTGAGGGTCTTGGCGCTCTTGGCGCTGGCCTCGGTGTCGCAACCTTTGTCGTGGCCACCGTTCTATGAGTGAGTGTTGATGAGTGAACGTAACGTCGGGGGGACCCAGGTGGAGGGTCGCCGGGCTGTCCTTGAGCTTCTGCGGGCTCGGCGCCGGGTGGTGCAGGAGGTGTGGTGCCAGCGTAGGGCCGTCGACGAGGAGATTGTCCAGGTGGCGACCTCGGTCGGCGTACGGGTGCGTGAGGTTGGCGAGAGTACTTTCAGAGAGCGGGCCTCCTCCTTCCAGCCACAGGGAGTCCTCGCGATTGCGGAGCCTTTGCGATCACGGGCCCTTGACGAGCTTGTGGGAGCGGATGCCCTGTTGCTTGCACTTGATCGCATACAAGACCCCCAGAATCTCGGTGCCATGTTACGCAGTGCGGCCGGAGCTGGCGTGAGTGGGGTCATTCTGCCCGAGCGCCGTGGGGCGCTCGTCACGCCAGCGGTGACCAAGGTTGCCTCTGGTGCGGTGGAGTACCTCGATTTTGCGGTGGTTGCCGGTATCCCAAACGCCTTGGCATTCCTCCAGAAACATGGGGTGTGGACCGTTGGTCTCGCCGCCGAGGCCGATACCGTCCTTGCCAAATCCAACCTCCTCACGGAACCGCTTGCGCTCGTCGTCGGTGCCGAAGGCGACGGACTTGCGCGGCTGACGCGACAGCGCTGTGATCTCTTGGTCAAGATCCCGATGGCACCATCAATAGCGTCGCTCAATGCCAGCGCCGCAACCGCGGTCGCCCTCTTTACGATCGCTGGAGCTCGTCGTGGCGGATGAGCTTGCGGTCCTCCTCCATGGGAGTCGTGAGGAGCTGCGAGCACTGCTCGATGTGTTGCCCGCCGAACTCTTGGCGCAGGGGCATCGAGCCTACCAACGACGATTTGGTCCAGACGAGGAGGTCTTGGAGATAGCACTTGCTCATCCAGACGCTCGGGTCGGCATTGCTGCAGTGACGGCTGTTCCCAGCGATCGGCGTTCGCTCGTGCATGCAAAGCGTTGGATGGAGGATGCTTCGTGGCTCGTCACCGAGTTTGGAGCTTTTGTCGCGGGTGAATTGGAGGACCCCGAGCTGGTACCACGGTTGATCGAACTCGCTATGGACCACGAGGAACCGCTGGTGCGAGAGGCTGCGCTGGCGAGTCTCGGCGCCATTGGAGACCAACGCGCGATACCCGTGGTACTCGCTGGTCTAAGCGCCAAGAGCGTCTACCTACGCCGAAGGGCATTGGTGATCTCTGTGGCCTTTGAGTCACCCGAGATCGACCGCGCGGTTGAGGCGCTCCGCGATGATCGTGATGCGCAGATCCGCCAGCTATTTGTCGATCTTGAGCGAGATCCTTACCAGTAGATCTTGGTTGGGTTCACGGCATGAATCACTGAGAGTCCGCGGACGACGGCGAGTTCGGGTTCTGCGATGGTATGCACCGGTACGCCAAGGCGTCGTTCGAGTTCGGGTGCCAGGCCCGGAAGATGCGCACCGCCACCGAGTAGCCACAGCCCGCGATCAGCGACATCGGTCACCAATTGGTTTGGGGCCTGTGAGATGCATGAGGTGATCGCTTGGGTGATGAGCTCTAGGCCCGGGAGAATGGCGGCGAAGATCACGTCCTCAGTGATCACGCCACTCTCGCTCTCCCCGTTGGCCAAGCTCCTACCCCAAATCTTGGCCTGGACTCCGCGATGGGCGCGCTGGAAATCGATCAGCTCAATCAAGATATCGTTGGCGACGTCCTCCGAGATGACCAGGTCACAGGTGGTCTTGACCGATTCGCGAATGGCGCTGCGCAATGTGCTCACGCCGGTTGGGCTCGTAGCTCGCGCAGCGAGTTTGCCAAAAGACACGATTCCCGCTTCGACTAACGATTCGCCGAGGACCACCGTCATGGTACCGACTTCGCCGAGCACATCCTGATCAATACCGGCGGTAGCTGCGATCGGCGTCTCCAACGGGGTGACGGTCTTGGCATTTAACTTTTCGATGCAGCGCTTGAGTGATGCGATATCGAGCGGAGAGGCGTGAGTCGTGGCTGCAACGAGTACCTCACTGCGCCCGAAGGAGCGTACACCGATCGATCGAAGTGCCTGTTGGAGAAAGCCACTCAAGACTCCCGGATCAGCCGGAGCTCCTCGTTCCATAATCCTGACCAACCTGGTCTTCGAGCCGCTGCGCAACACCTCTTGGCTTGCGTTGGCGCCGATGACCTTCACCGTTTTGCGATCGAGGTCGTAGGCAGCCTCAGAGGCGACCGTTAAGATCGGTTCGTTGCCGATCTGAATACGCGTGAAGGCTGCGCCGATGTCGAGGGTGATGAGCGCCATCTAGGCCCGTGATGAGCCAGCGCCTGGAGAGGCGGGTTCATTACGGTGTCGCTTGTCGAGAGCACGACGCATACTGTCGAAGGAGCGCACGCCGTCGTCGATCGAGACCGGCTTGGCCCGATGCAACGAGCTGAGCAGACCGACGATAACGACAAAGGCGATGGGGATCAAAACGTATAAGAGTTCAGCCATGGGAACCTTTCATTGGGGTTGGAATATCTTGTAGGGGCGTCGCCGATGATGACCACTGTGCCCCTTGCTGGTTCTTCTCTTGTTTCCAGATCGGGACGGCGACCTTGATGGTGTCGATGCCGTAGCGGCTTGCACCGAAGGCAGCATCGCGGTGTCCAGCGCTACAGCCTACGATGACGCTCGACGCACCTGTCGGCACCTCGCCGAGGCGGTGCATGATCACGAGCGATCGAACCTCTTCGAAGGTCTTTTCGATCGATGTTGCGATCTCGTCGAGGCGATCGACGACGAGGTCGAGATAGGCTTCGTAATGGATCGCTGAGA
Above is a window of Ferrimicrobium sp. DNA encoding:
- the rlmB gene encoding 23S rRNA (guanosine(2251)-2'-O)-methyltransferase RlmB — translated: MSERNVGGTQVEGRRAVLELLRARRRVVQEVWCQRRAVDEEIVQVATSVGVRVREVGESTFRERASSFQPQGVLAIAEPLRSRALDELVGADALLLALDRIQDPQNLGAMLRSAAGAGVSGVILPERRGALVTPAVTKVASGAVEYLDFAVVAGIPNALAFLQKHGVWTVGLAAEADTVLAKSNLLTEPLALVVGAEGDGLARLTRQRCDLLVKIPMAPSIASLNASAATAVALFTIAGARRGG
- a CDS encoding HEAT repeat domain-containing protein, with product MADELAVLLHGSREELRALLDVLPAELLAQGHRAYQRRFGPDEEVLEIALAHPDARVGIAAVTAVPSDRRSLVHAKRWMEDASWLVTEFGAFVAGELEDPELVPRLIELAMDHEEPLVREAALASLGAIGDQRAIPVVLAGLSAKSVYLRRRALVISVAFESPEIDRAVEALRDDRDAQIRQLFVDLERDPYQ
- a CDS encoding rod shape-determining protein; this translates as MALITLDIGAAFTRIQIGNEPILTVASEAAYDLDRKTVKVIGANASQEVLRSGSKTRLVRIMERGAPADPGVLSGFLQQALRSIGVRSFGRSEVLVAATTHASPLDIASLKRCIEKLNAKTVTPLETPIAATAGIDQDVLGEVGTMTVVLGESLVEAGIVSFGKLAARATSPTGVSTLRSAIRESVKTTCDLVISEDVANDILIELIDFQRAHRGVQAKIWGRSLANGESESGVITEDVIFAAILPGLELITQAITSCISQAPNQLVTDVADRGLWLLGGGAHLPGLAPELERRLGVPVHTIAEPELAVVRGLSVIHAVNPTKIYW
- a CDS encoding molybdenum cofactor biosynthesis protein MoaE, producing the protein MEAPRPSLPWRVQTPRRWLELTDEPLDVGSVYDFLNRTDAGGVVLFSGTVRTYSSEMDQVSAIHYEAYLDLVVDRLDEIATSIEKTFEEVRSLVIMHRLGEVPTGASSVIVGCSAGHRDAAFGASRYGIDTIKVAVPIWKQEKNQQGAQWSSSATPLQDIPTPMKGSHG